The following are encoded together in the Rhinopithecus roxellana isolate Shanxi Qingling chromosome 5, ASM756505v1, whole genome shotgun sequence genome:
- the LOC104656298 gene encoding olfactory receptor 10G2: MGKTKNTSLDTVVTDFILLGLSHPQNLRSLLFLVFFSIYILTQLGNLLILLTVWADPKLHARPMYILLGVLSFLDMWLSSVIVPRIILNFTPASKATPFGGCEAQLYFFHFLGSTQCFLYTLMAYDRYLAICQPLCYPVLMNGRLCTVLVAGAWVAGSIHGSIQATLTFRLPYCGPNQVDYFICDIPAVLRLACADTTVNELVTFVDIGVVATSCFMLILLSYANIVHAILKIHTADGRCRAFSTCGSHLTVVTVYYVPCIFIYLRAGAKSPLDGAVAVFYTVVTPLLNPLIYTLRNQEVKSALKKMTAGRGAE, translated from the coding sequence ATGGGAAAGACCAAAAACACATCGCTGGACACTGTGGTGACAGATTTCATTCTTCTGGGCTTGTCTCACCCCCAGAATCTAAGAAGCCTTCTCTTCCTGGTCTTCTTCAGCATTTACATCCTCACTCAGCTGGGGAACCTGCTCATTCTGCTCACCGTGTGGGCTGACCCGAAGCTCCATGCTCGCCCCATGTACATTCTTCTGGGAGTGCTCTCATTCCTGGACATGTGGCTCTCCTCAGTCATCGTTCCTCgaattattttaaacttcacTCCTGCCAGCAAGGCTACCCCGTTTGGTGGCTGTGAGGCTCAACTGTATTTCTTTCACTTCCTGGGCAGCACCCAGTGCTTCCTCTACACCTTGATGGCCTATGACAGGTACCTGGCAATATGTCAGCCCCTGTGCTACCCAGTGCTCATGAATGGGAGGTTATGCACAGTCCTTGTGGCTGGAGCTTGGGTCGCCGGCTCCATTCATGGGTCTATCCAGGCCACCCTGACCTTCCGCTTGCCCTATTGTGGGCCCAATCAGGTAGATTACTTTATCTGTGACATCCCTGCAGTATTGAGACTGGCCTGTGCTGACACAACTGTCAATGAGCTTGTGACCTTTGTGGACATTGGGGTAGTGGCTACCAGTTGCTTCATGTTAATTCTGCTTTCCTATGCCAACATAGTCCATGCCATCCTGAAGATACACACTGCTGATGGGAGGTGCCGGGCCTTCTCCACCTGTGGCTCCCACCTAACTGTGGTCACAGTCTACTATGTTCCCTGTATTTTCATCTACCTTAGGGCTGGCGCCAAGAGCCCCCTGGATGGGGCAGTGGCTGTGTTTTACACTGTTGTCACTCCATTACTGAACCCCCTCATCTACACACTGAGGAACCAGGAAGTGAAGTCCGCCCTGAAGAAGATGACAGCAGGTCGAGGGGCTGAATGA